From a region of the Halanaerobium hydrogeniformans genome:
- a CDS encoding class I SAM-dependent methyltransferase produces MKKNKKDKKLVVRFFEFIVYLIVQIIFIPVTLLGILIISYTKRDHRAKDKFPYELENLSAKVLMHYCNIRSDEESVKLLKNISKNYYYGLILTMAPVIIANNKSEYLPKIVSIPYPENETMFLMPNIKIIQFDKIIKKYKGDYEQIVFVEAGYDTRSFMLTKTENPDIKIFEIDQPKRQKIKLKASEKADISRKNIIFIPMDLKQGVLFESLIEQGFITSQKTLFLLEGLSYYQEEKIVKKILSSIKENCAKESIIVFDFLSRVVEEENIPIDFKFRKKYLGLIEEKLLFSLDIQQNPEARVRDFVEEIGLSLKSYYCGGSKNDNTPNFMAVIELLKTD; encoded by the coding sequence ATGAAGAAAAACAAAAAGGACAAAAAGTTAGTTGTCAGGTTTTTCGAGTTTATAGTTTATTTAATTGTGCAGATAATCTTTATACCTGTAACCTTATTAGGTATTCTAATTATTAGTTATACAAAAAGAGATCACAGAGCCAAAGACAAATTTCCGTATGAATTAGAAAATTTATCTGCTAAAGTGTTAATGCATTATTGTAATATTAGAAGTGACGAAGAGTCTGTAAAATTATTAAAAAACATATCTAAAAATTATTATTATGGCTTAATATTAACTATGGCTCCAGTTATTATTGCAAATAATAAATCAGAATATTTACCTAAAATTGTTTCAATACCATATCCGGAAAATGAAACTATGTTTTTGATGCCAAATATTAAAATTATTCAATTTGATAAAATTATAAAAAAATATAAAGGTGATTATGAACAGATAGTCTTTGTTGAAGCAGGTTATGACACAAGATCATTTATGTTAACAAAAACTGAAAATCCAGATATTAAGATATTTGAAATTGATCAGCCTAAAAGGCAAAAGATAAAACTTAAAGCATCAGAAAAAGCTGATATTTCAAGAAAAAATATAATTTTTATTCCAATGGATTTAAAGCAGGGAGTATTATTTGAATCTTTAATAGAACAGGGATTTATAACTTCTCAAAAAACATTATTTTTATTGGAAGGTTTAAGTTATTATCAGGAGGAAAAAATAGTAAAGAAAATACTTTCTTCAATAAAAGAAAATTGTGCAAAAGAGAGTATTATAGTTTTTGATTTTTTATCTAGAGTTGTAGAAGAAGAGAATATACCAATTGACTTTAAATTTCGTAAAAAATATTTAGGGTTAATTGAAGAAAAATTATTATTTAGTTTAGATATTCAGCAGAACCCTGAAGCCAGGGTTAGGGATTTTGTTGAAGAGATTGGCCTGAGTTTAAAAAGTTATTATTGTGGTGGCAGCAAAAATGATAATACCCCTAATTTTATGGCAGTAATTGAATTACTTAAAACCGACTAG
- a CDS encoding TVP38/TMEM64 family protein, whose amino-acid sequence MNKNWYKFLLLIFVIVIGMFLLYYFGAVDYFTLENLEQIRDQIEGYGFWGPLIYISVFTIGTLFFLPAIPFAILGGLLFGFFWGLIWVLIATSTAISLAFFAGRYAIHDLAEDIFKHKDYYQKIQSGFNEYGWKVILITRLLPMFPFIPQSYIYGLIKIRFRTYFIFSFIGKIPASMVYVYIGSSLMHWVV is encoded by the coding sequence ATGAATAAAAATTGGTATAAATTTTTGTTATTAATTTTTGTTATAGTTATCGGAATGTTTTTGCTATACTATTTTGGCGCAGTTGATTATTTTACACTAGAAAATTTAGAACAGATAAGAGATCAAATAGAAGGATATGGGTTTTGGGGGCCATTAATATATATTTCTGTATTTACAATCGGGACTCTATTTTTTTTGCCTGCTATTCCTTTTGCTATTTTAGGAGGCTTATTGTTTGGATTTTTTTGGGGATTGATCTGGGTTTTAATAGCAACAAGCACTGCAATCTCTTTAGCTTTTTTTGCAGGAAGATATGCAATCCATGATCTGGCAGAAGATATTTTTAAACACAAAGATTATTATCAGAAAATACAAAGTGGATTTAATGAATATGGATGGAAAGTAATTTTAATTACTAGACTTTTACCGATGTTTCCTTTTATTCCCCAGAGCTATATTTATGGGTTGATAAAAATAAGGTTTAGAACCTATTTTATTTTTTCTTTTATAGGAAAAATACCTGCCAGTATGGTATACGTATATATTGGTTCATCACTGATGCACTGGGTAGTTTAA
- a CDS encoding acyltransferase family protein — translation MSIKSKTNNRMYYFDYLRVFIITLVVLLHSLLPHVHGYEWYVNDTPKSDLFGLLSLLIDVFIMPIMFFIAGYFCYYSLKKYGAKLFITKKSKRILLPFVVGVIFLSPIMNYFYALEYISPNLSYFEYWTNLYFNNFIQAEHAGHYWFLSSLFVFYLAFVVIYRLNKDKIDSMYNSQSISKNELNKFLIGFFALGILSFFLVSQFSADDSWVSILNLLVFQPTRWTIYILYFSFGIFAYLNKIKITTAMTKKLPFFLISTAILSILYLAFKINFMTLANKTRPLQLLNAFLHFSLCFLIFSSLLLFFKKYLDKPFKILNRLAVNSYRIYFIHMIILVILQYYLLNFNIAISTKFMLVFVASFIFSYLFSELYIKLYQQLKKSIQNLV, via the coding sequence ATGTCAATTAAAAGCAAAACAAATAATAGAATGTATTATTTTGATTATTTAAGAGTATTTATTATAACATTAGTAGTTTTACTTCATTCTCTGCTGCCCCATGTGCATGGTTATGAGTGGTATGTCAATGATACACCTAAAAGTGATTTATTTGGTCTTTTAAGCCTTTTAATTGATGTTTTCATAATGCCCATAATGTTTTTCATTGCAGGTTATTTTTGTTATTATTCTTTAAAAAAGTATGGTGCTAAGCTTTTTATAACTAAAAAAAGTAAAAGGATTTTGCTTCCCTTTGTGGTCGGGGTTATATTTTTATCACCAATAATGAACTATTTTTATGCCCTAGAGTATATTTCACCAAATCTTAGCTATTTTGAATACTGGACGAATTTATATTTTAATAATTTTATTCAAGCAGAACATGCAGGTCATTACTGGTTTTTATCTTCACTTTTTGTATTTTATTTAGCTTTTGTAGTAATTTACAGGTTAAATAAAGACAAAATTGATTCTATGTATAATAGCCAAAGCATCAGCAAAAATGAACTTAATAAATTTTTAATTGGCTTTTTTGCGTTAGGAATTTTATCATTTTTTCTTGTTAGTCAATTTAGTGCTGATGATAGCTGGGTATCCATTTTGAACTTGCTTGTTTTTCAACCAACAAGATGGACCATTTATATTCTCTATTTTTCTTTTGGAATTTTTGCATATCTAAACAAAATAAAAATTACTACTGCTATGACAAAAAAATTGCCGTTTTTTCTTATTTCAACAGCAATTTTATCAATTCTTTATTTAGCTTTTAAAATAAATTTTATGACATTAGCTAATAAAACAAGACCATTACAATTACTTAATGCTTTTTTACACTTTTCGCTCTGTTTTTTAATATTTAGCAGCCTATTATTATTTTTCAAAAAATATCTGGACAAACCTTTCAAAATCCTTAATCGTCTGGCAGTTAACTCCTACCGAATCTATTTTATCCATATGATAATTTTAGTAATACTTCAGTATTATTTGCTAAACTTTAACATTGCTATTTCCACTAAATTTATGCTTGTTTTTGTAGCTAGTTTTATATTTAGTTATTTATTTAGTGAACTTTATATCAAGCTATATCAACAACTAAAAAAATCAATCCAAAATTTAGTATAA
- a CDS encoding rhodanese-like domain-containing protein has translation MIKDLIAGVFGKGVEKIDAEEVVEKDLKIVDLRNKKDYEEGHIPDSINIPYGEFKTDHPKLSEFDKDEEFCVACIAGISSQKITRLLNEAGYKNAKSLKGGIKSWSHDWVE, from the coding sequence ATGATTAAAGATCTTATAGCAGGTGTTTTTGGCAAAGGCGTAGAAAAGATTGATGCAGAAGAAGTTGTAGAAAAAGACTTAAAAATAGTTGATTTAAGAAATAAAAAAGATTATGAAGAAGGTCATATTCCTGATTCCATAAACATCCCGTATGGAGAATTCAAAACTGACCATCCCAAATTATCAGAATTTGATAAAGATGAAGAGTTTTGCGTTGCCTGTATTGCAGGTATTTCTAGCCAAAAAATAACCAGATTATTAAATGAAGCCGGTTATAAAAATGCTAAAAGTTTAAAGGGTGGAATTAAATCCTGGAGCCATGATTGGGTAGAATAA
- a CDS encoding thioredoxin domain-containing protein, producing MLNLTSYNKLKDENSPYLKQHADNPVNWYPWGEEAFKLAKDKNLPIFLSIGYSTCHWCHVMEKESFEDEEVAQMLNQFFISIKVDREERPEIDSLYMDVCQTMTGSGGWPLSIFMTADKKPFYAATYIPKENKYGRKGLLTILPEIHYLWTEERKKLLQASENIVSHLSKINQNQKAELASNIFEKTVEAIESNYDHQYGGFGSSPKFPMYQYLLFLLHYWKKTGEDKYLSILETTLQQMRAGGIYDQLAFGFHRYSTDREWKMPHFEKMLYDQALMIYIYTAAYQATAKEIYADVVKEIVSFLESEMLAKEGAFFTAIDADSGGEEGKYYLWEKSELKSILNEAQFNRLNKIFDIQANKNINLSLKNVQDYNQLAELKDKLLKHRKERIHPSKDKKILTDWNGLLIAALAKAGFVLKEDRYLKLADDVEKFIHNNMKTNKGRLAHSYYEGEKSKIDNLNDYSFLLWGLIELYQATLKDEYLIKAEKTAKIMKEYFWDQKEEAFYFSAKDNEDLFIKQINANDHSLPSANSIAAFNFLKLAHLKDNLAYQKDAQKIIAAFSDQINKAPSNYIFLVLSNYYFNNPFIEIKIHGDKKYPLAQELIENIRDRYLPDYLIKQQKGDKNNKLSLCKDFVCGIPTDKLNDILKELN from the coding sequence GTGTTAAATTTGACTTCATATAATAAATTAAAGGATGAGAACAGTCCCTATCTTAAACAACATGCAGACAACCCGGTAAACTGGTACCCCTGGGGAGAAGAAGCATTTAAATTGGCTAAAGACAAAAATCTTCCCATATTTTTATCTATCGGTTATTCTACCTGTCACTGGTGTCATGTAATGGAAAAAGAATCTTTTGAAGATGAAGAAGTCGCTCAAATGCTCAATCAGTTTTTTATTTCAATAAAGGTAGATAGAGAAGAAAGGCCAGAAATTGATAGCTTATATATGGATGTCTGTCAGACGATGACAGGTAGTGGAGGTTGGCCATTAAGCATTTTTATGACTGCAGATAAAAAACCATTTTATGCAGCTACTTATATACCCAAAGAAAATAAATATGGCAGAAAAGGTTTATTGACCATTCTACCGGAAATTCATTATTTATGGACTGAGGAGAGAAAAAAATTACTTCAAGCTTCAGAAAATATTGTTTCCCATTTGTCTAAAATAAATCAAAATCAAAAAGCAGAATTGGCAAGTAATATATTTGAAAAAACTGTAGAGGCAATAGAGAGTAATTATGATCATCAATATGGTGGGTTTGGTAGTTCACCCAAATTTCCTATGTATCAATACCTTTTATTTTTACTTCATTATTGGAAGAAAACCGGTGAAGATAAGTATTTATCAATTTTAGAAACAACACTTCAGCAAATGCGGGCTGGAGGAATATATGATCAACTGGCATTTGGTTTTCATAGATATTCTACAGATCGAGAATGGAAAATGCCTCACTTTGAAAAAATGCTCTATGATCAAGCATTAATGATCTATATTTACACTGCAGCTTATCAAGCAACTGCTAAAGAAATTTATGCAGATGTTGTAAAGGAAATTGTTAGTTTTTTAGAAAGTGAAATGTTAGCAAAAGAAGGTGCTTTTTTTACAGCAATTGATGCTGACAGTGGAGGTGAAGAGGGGAAATATTATCTCTGGGAAAAATCAGAACTTAAATCTATTCTTAATGAAGCTCAATTTAATAGATTAAATAAAATTTTTGATATACAAGCTAATAAAAATATAAATTTGAGTTTAAAGAATGTTCAAGATTATAATCAGTTAGCAGAGCTTAAAGATAAACTACTAAAGCATAGAAAAGAAAGGATCCATCCCAGTAAGGACAAAAAGATCTTAACAGACTGGAATGGTCTTCTAATTGCAGCTTTAGCAAAAGCAGGCTTTGTTTTAAAAGAAGACAGGTACTTAAAATTAGCTGATGATGTTGAAAAATTTATTCATAATAACATGAAAACCAATAAAGGTAGATTGGCTCACAGTTATTATGAAGGAGAAAAATCTAAAATAGATAATTTGAATGATTACAGCTTTTTGCTCTGGGGATTAATAGAATTATATCAGGCAACTTTAAAAGATGAATATTTAATAAAAGCAGAAAAAACTGCTAAAATAATGAAAGAATATTTCTGGGATCAAAAAGAGGAAGCTTTTTATTTTAGTGCTAAGGATAATGAAGATCTCTTTATAAAACAAATTAATGCTAATGATCATTCATTGCCATCAGCTAATTCTATTGCAGCCTTTAACTTTTTAAAACTAGCTCATCTTAAAGATAATTTAGCATACCAAAAAGATGCCCAAAAAATTATTGCAGCTTTTTCTGATCAAATTAACAAAGCACCGAGTAATTATATTTTTCTGGTTTTGAGTAATTACTATTTTAATAATCCTTTTATAGAGATTAAGATTCATGGTGATAAAAAATATCCTTTAGCCCAGGAATTAATTGAGAATATTAGAGATAGATATCTACCTGATTATCTAATCAAACAGCAAAAAGGTGATAAGAATAACAAATTATCGCTTTGTAAAGATTTTGTCTGTGGAATTCCAACTGATAAATTAAATGATATTTTAAAAGAACTAAATTAG
- a CDS encoding 4Fe-4S dicluster domain-containing protein: MSHKTAKKSYENLVERLNKFPQGAPPSKTLYEILAMLFSEKEAEIVAQLPIKPFTADEAAKILKIDKTESEKILNELATRAILLDSQNKDKKYYILPPPMAGFFEFSMMRTRNDINQKLLAELYYQYLNVEEDFIKDLFLGGETKLGRVYVNEKVLSRDNLVHILDFEKASHIIKTADYIGISTCYCRHKMHHLDKACSAPLDICMTFNNTADSLIRHDHARRVESSECLELLHKAYENNLVQCGENVKNNPSFICNCCGCCCEALVAAKEFGALHPIQTTHYLAELTNNKCSQCQKCLSICPVNAISEIEDEEGKKIVVDKELCLGCGVCLRTCPENNIKLKRRKEKIITPVNSVHRTVMMAIERGKLQNLIFDKQVFASHRAMAAVISAVLKLPPIKQIMANKQLKSKYLAKMIKKFS; this comes from the coding sequence ATGTCACATAAAACTGCAAAAAAGTCATATGAGAATCTTGTCGAAAGATTAAACAAATTCCCCCAGGGTGCTCCCCCATCAAAAACTCTTTATGAAATTTTAGCGATGTTATTTAGTGAAAAAGAAGCAGAAATAGTTGCTCAATTACCCATAAAACCTTTTACTGCTGATGAAGCAGCTAAAATACTAAAGATAGACAAAACAGAAAGTGAAAAAATATTAAACGAGCTTGCAACAAGAGCAATTTTATTAGATTCACAAAATAAAGATAAAAAATATTATATACTTCCTCCACCAATGGCAGGATTTTTTGAGTTCTCAATGATGAGAACTAGAAATGATATTAATCAAAAACTATTAGCTGAGCTATATTATCAGTATTTAAATGTTGAAGAAGACTTTATAAAAGATCTTTTTTTAGGTGGAGAAACTAAATTAGGCAGAGTATATGTTAATGAGAAGGTACTATCAAGAGATAATTTAGTCCATATTCTTGATTTTGAAAAAGCAAGTCATATAATAAAAACTGCAGATTATATTGGGATAAGCACCTGTTATTGCAGACATAAAATGCATCATTTAGATAAAGCTTGTTCTGCACCTTTAGATATCTGTATGACTTTTAATAATACCGCAGATTCTTTAATTAGACATGACCATGCTCGCAGAGTAGAAAGTTCAGAATGTCTTGAATTATTACATAAAGCCTATGAAAACAACTTAGTCCAGTGTGGAGAAAATGTTAAAAATAATCCTAGTTTTATCTGTAACTGCTGTGGATGTTGTTGTGAGGCACTTGTAGCTGCAAAAGAATTTGGGGCCTTACATCCTATTCAAACAACTCATTATTTAGCTGAGCTCACTAATAACAAATGCAGTCAATGCCAGAAATGTCTTTCGATTTGTCCTGTTAATGCTATCTCTGAGATTGAAGATGAAGAAGGCAAAAAAATTGTTGTTGATAAAGAACTCTGCTTAGGATGTGGTGTCTGTCTAAGAACATGTCCTGAAAATAATATTAAGCTAAAAAGACGTAAAGAAAAAATAATTACACCTGTTAATTCTGTCCATAGAACTGTTATGATGGCAATTGAAAGAGGTAAATTGCAAAATCTAATTTTTGATAAACAGGTTTTTGCCAGCCATAGAGCGATGGCGGCAGTAATTTCTGCTGTATTAAAACTGCCACCAATAAAGCAGATTATGGCCAATAAACAGCTAAAATCAAAATATCTTGCTAAAATGATAAAAAAGTTTAGTTAA
- a CDS encoding S-methyl-5'-thioinosine phosphorylase has protein sequence MKKAVIGGTGIYDLNIKSISKEVKTRYGVVKVDIVNHYGEEIVFLARHGKEHTKPPHQINYRANLKALEKLGVKYIYATAAVGSFNENYEPGDIVIIKDFIDFTKTRVQSFVDSQTESVKHYDMSDPYCQNMRGKFSKRSLTKQLKIKGDAVYVCTEGPRFETAAEIQMFKKLGGDVVGMTGVPEVVLAKELGICYASIAIITNWSTGIRDELNSHNIKDLISANKSKITEVFMHIFLEGIDQKNCNCGDSLIEIG, from the coding sequence TTGAAAAAAGCTGTAATAGGTGGAACAGGTATTTATGATTTGAACATTAAAAGTATCAGCAAAGAAGTAAAAACCAGGTATGGAGTAGTAAAAGTTGATATTGTAAATCATTATGGAGAAGAAATAGTTTTTTTAGCTAGACATGGCAAAGAACATACAAAACCACCCCATCAGATTAACTATAGGGCTAATCTGAAGGCTTTAGAAAAGCTAGGTGTTAAATATATATATGCTACAGCTGCTGTAGGATCTTTCAATGAAAATTATGAACCCGGTGATATAGTTATAATAAAAGATTTTATTGATTTTACTAAAACTAGAGTTCAAAGCTTTGTTGATTCTCAAACTGAATCTGTAAAACACTATGATATGAGTGATCCTTATTGTCAGAACATGCGCGGTAAATTTTCTAAAAGGTCTTTAACAAAACAACTAAAGATTAAAGGTGATGCAGTATATGTTTGTACAGAAGGTCCTAGGTTTGAAACAGCTGCAGAAATTCAGATGTTTAAAAAACTTGGTGGAGATGTTGTTGGTATGACAGGAGTTCCAGAAGTGGTTTTAGCCAAAGAATTGGGAATCTGTTATGCTTCAATTGCAATTATTACTAATTGGTCTACTGGCATAAGAGATGAATTAAATAGCCATAATATTAAAGACTTAATTTCAGCAAATAAGTCTAAAATTACTGAGGTGTTTATGCATATATTTCTAGAGGGAATTGATCAAAAAAACTGTAACTGCGGTGATTCTCTAATAGAAATTGGATAA
- a CDS encoding citrate synthase: MSIKKWLKEVSSTVEEVNKIDKRYYKKYDIKQGLRNADGTGVVVGFTKIGSVHGYTKCDGKKIPTEGRLFYRDIEIGELIEKTGKFGYESIIYLLLFGELPGKRNLRDFNAILDRFRKLPPHFTENTILKSPSNDIMNKLQRSILVLYSYDNNPDCLDIEKILLQSIKLIARFPTIISYGYQAKAHYFDNQSLYLHNPKKGIGTAANILHMIRADNKYSKLELDTLDLLLILHAEHGGGNNSAFATHVVSSSGTDTYSAVGAAVGSLKGPKHGGANLRVRAMIEDMKENIKDYGDEKEVKDYLIKILKGEVFDKKGLIYGMGHAVYTKSDPRAEILKEKSLELAKAKGRVEEFKLYNNIEKLTKEIFKEIRGEDTEICANVDLYSGFVYDLLNIPKELYTPLFATSRVASWCAHRIEQVVSDHKIIRPAYKSIKNEEKCNFEDIKR, translated from the coding sequence ATGAGTATTAAAAAATGGTTAAAAGAAGTTTCTTCTACTGTTGAGGAAGTAAATAAAATTGACAAAAGATATTATAAAAAATATGACATTAAACAGGGTTTGAGAAATGCAGATGGTACAGGTGTGGTCGTTGGTTTTACCAAAATTGGTTCTGTTCACGGTTATACTAAATGTGATGGTAAAAAAATTCCTACTGAAGGAAGATTATTTTACAGAGATATAGAAATTGGTGAGTTAATTGAAAAAACAGGTAAGTTTGGATATGAAAGTATAATCTATTTATTGTTATTCGGGGAACTTCCCGGCAAGAGAAATCTAAGAGATTTTAATGCCATTTTGGACAGATTTAGAAAACTACCACCTCATTTTACTGAAAACACAATTTTAAAAAGTCCCAGCAATGATATTATGAATAAACTGCAGAGAAGTATTTTAGTTCTTTATTCATATGATAATAATCCGGATTGTCTTGATATTGAAAAAATATTATTACAGAGCATTAAACTAATCGCCAGGTTCCCAACTATCATTTCTTATGGTTACCAGGCTAAAGCTCATTATTTTGATAATCAAAGTCTTTATCTCCATAATCCTAAAAAAGGTATAGGAACTGCCGCTAATATCCTGCATATGATTAGAGCAGATAATAAATATTCTAAATTAGAACTGGACACACTTGATTTATTACTAATTCTTCATGCTGAACATGGAGGAGGTAATAATTCAGCTTTTGCTACCCATGTTGTCTCTTCAAGTGGGACTGATACTTATTCAGCTGTAGGGGCAGCAGTTGGCAGCCTTAAAGGGCCAAAACATGGTGGAGCTAATCTACGGGTGAGAGCTATGATAGAGGATATGAAAGAAAATATTAAAGATTATGGTGATGAAAAAGAGGTAAAAGATTATCTAATAAAAATTTTAAAAGGAGAAGTTTTTGATAAAAAAGGTTTAATTTATGGAATGGGACATGCGGTATATACGAAGTCTGATCCTAGAGCCGAAATTTTAAAAGAAAAATCATTAGAATTAGCAAAAGCTAAAGGTAGAGTTGAAGAGTTTAAACTATATAATAATATAGAAAAATTAACAAAAGAAATTTTTAAAGAAATAAGGGGTGAAGATACAGAAATTTGTGCCAATGTTGACCTGTATTCTGGTTTTGTTTATGATTTACTTAATATACCTAAGGAATTATATACACCGTTATTTGCAACATCAAGGGTAGCAAGCTGGTGTGCCCACAGAATAGAACAGGTAGTTAGTGATCATAAGATTATCAGACCAGCTTACAAGTCAATTAAAAATGAGGAAAAATGCAATTTTGAAGATATAAAGCGATAG
- a CDS encoding oxidoreductase yields MEKKVVLITGASSGIGKVTAEKLLKAGYTVYGAARSIDKLKYLEEYNQGYYKYLDLRDTKSIKNCISEILNSESRIDILINNAGYGAFGALEDLDISEAKNEFEVNLFAAAEMIKQLLPNMRKNKNGKIINISSVAGKIWFPFAGWYNASKFALEGLSDVLRNELKGFGIDVIIIQPAAVKSNWVNKATNSLLENSAEGVYADNAKKTAAAFKNIYAKNGLAVDAEIIANVILKAVKAKKPKARYSTPFYAKLLILFRTILPDSVFDYMTNKIMTFFAK; encoded by the coding sequence ATGGAGAAAAAAGTTGTTTTGATAACCGGTGCTTCAAGTGGTATAGGAAAAGTGACTGCTGAAAAGCTCTTAAAAGCTGGCTATACAGTTTATGGCGCAGCAAGATCAATTGATAAGTTAAAATATTTAGAAGAATATAATCAAGGTTATTACAAATATCTAGATCTTAGAGATACTAAATCTATTAAAAACTGTATTTCCGAAATACTAAATTCAGAAAGTAGAATTGACATTTTAATTAACAATGCAGGTTATGGAGCTTTTGGAGCCTTGGAAGATTTGGATATTTCTGAAGCAAAAAATGAATTTGAAGTTAATCTTTTTGCAGCTGCAGAAATGATAAAACAGCTTTTACCTAATATGCGGAAAAACAAAAATGGTAAAATAATCAATATTTCTTCTGTAGCAGGTAAAATATGGTTTCCTTTTGCAGGTTGGTATAATGCTAGCAAATTTGCTCTTGAAGGATTAAGTGATGTTTTAAGAAATGAATTAAAGGGATTTGGTATAGATGTTATTATTATTCAACCAGCTGCTGTTAAGTCAAACTGGGTTAATAAAGCTACAAATAGTTTATTAGAAAATTCGGCTGAAGGAGTATATGCAGATAACGCGAAAAAAACTGCTGCAGCATTTAAAAATATTTATGCAAAAAATGGTCTGGCAGTAGATGCTGAGATTATTGCAAATGTAATTTTAAAAGCAGTTAAAGCTAAAAAACCAAAAGCTAGATATAGCACTCCATTTTATGCAAAATTATTGATCCTTTTCAGAACTATTTTACCTGATAGTGTTTTTGATTATATGACTAATAAAATAATGACTTTCTTTGCCAAATAG
- a CDS encoding aminopeptidase C has product MNRQIINFEQLEKFSSKFKQRENNKVIANAIIKNGINNTALNNESVKKMHHDFSQEIDVGSVTNQKKSGRCWMFAALNNIRYSISKSLNIKEHNFELSQSYTMFWDKLEKANYFLENIISTADLELDSRRVMWLLNEPTNDGGQWDMFTALIEKYGIVPKYVMPETYHSSNSRLMNKILNLKLRDQAHTLRSDFNHGADKESLREEKEVLLEEIYSLLAYFLGEPPQEFDFEYKDKEGHFYRDSSLSPMEFYNKYSKVKMTDYVSIINAPTTDKDFYKTYTVEFLGNVKEGQKIHYLNLPIEKLKELSKSQISDGEPVWFGCDVGQWYDRDLGIMDTELFNYEEVLDTKFKLDKGSRLQYGESVLTHAMVFTGVNIDNNGNVNRWKVQNSWGDKVGKDGFFIMSEQWFEEFNYEVVINKKYLSDELLEAYAKDPIVLKPWDPMGSLAR; this is encoded by the coding sequence ATGAATAGACAGATAATTAATTTTGAACAGTTAGAAAAATTCTCTAGTAAATTTAAGCAAAGAGAAAATAATAAGGTTATTGCAAATGCAATAATCAAAAATGGAATTAATAATACTGCTTTAAATAATGAATCAGTTAAAAAAATGCACCATGATTTTTCTCAAGAAATAGATGTTGGTTCAGTAACTAACCAGAAAAAAAGTGGTAGATGCTGGATGTTTGCAGCTTTAAATAATATCCGCTATAGTATTTCAAAAAGTTTAAATATTAAAGAACATAACTTTGAATTATCACAATCATATACAATGTTTTGGGATAAACTTGAAAAAGCAAATTACTTTTTAGAAAATATAATTTCAACTGCTGACTTAGAACTTGACAGTCGTAGGGTTATGTGGCTTTTAAATGAACCCACAAATGATGGAGGTCAGTGGGATATGTTTACTGCTTTAATCGAAAAATATGGTATTGTTCCTAAATATGTTATGCCTGAAACTTATCACAGCAGTAATTCTCGCTTAATGAATAAAATTTTAAATCTTAAGCTTCGTGATCAAGCACATACTTTACGTAGTGATTTTAATCATGGAGCTGATAAGGAAAGTTTAAGAGAAGAAAAAGAGGTATTATTAGAGGAGATATATTCTCTGTTAGCTTATTTTTTAGGTGAACCTCCTCAAGAATTCGACTTCGAATATAAGGATAAAGAAGGGCATTTTTATAGAGATTCCAGCTTAAGTCCGATGGAGTTTTATAATAAATATTCTAAAGTTAAAATGACAGATTATGTTAGTATTATTAATGCACCCACAACTGACAAAGATTTTTATAAAACTTATACAGTTGAATTTTTAGGAAATGTTAAAGAGGGACAAAAAATACATTATCTAAATTTACCTATTGAAAAACTTAAAGAATTAAGTAAATCACAAATTAGCGATGGTGAACCTGTTTGGTTTGGCTGTGATGTTGGACAGTGGTATGATAGAGATTTAGGTATAATGGATACTGAATTATTTAATTATGAAGAAGTTTTAGATACAAAATTCAAACTTGATAAAGGCAGTAGACTTCAATATGGAGAAAGTGTTTTAACCCATGCAATGGTATTTACTGGTGTTAATATAGATAACAATGGAAATGTTAATCGCTGGAAAGTTCAAAATAGCTGGGGAGATAAGGTAGGTAAAGATGGATTTTTTATTATGAGTGAACAATGGTTTGAAGAATTTAATTATGAAGTTGTAATTAATAAGAAATATCTTTCTGATGAATTATTAGAAGCATATGCAAAAGATCCAATTGTTTTAAAACCATGGGATCCAATGGGATCACTAGCAAGATAG